From the Spartinivicinus poritis genome, one window contains:
- a CDS encoding FAD-dependent oxidoreductase, giving the protein MNVAIIGAGIYGCHLALSLKNNNINIDLYDMADDIFAGASTYNSFRIHKGYHYPRSSKTRNLCKKDEAEFVARYAELVQPESTNPKIFCVASDSCTLIDFETMKIIMRGAGLPFDELSLQQLKYYGFENIEGGFIVNESILLVDKAKKWFKDQLEKAGVCLKLNTYLSEVQQRSAIELEVAGKVYDFVINCTYNQSIHYNSLMYKYHYDLCFSLVVASKLNEVYKKPYSFGIFDGAYPSLEPFGYNDLPDKYVRYTGTNLFQLFHVKYTSIKKYNNIHEARKAYNKPLSSSELKAVTKKMLDHTCYFYPKFNHEFEIIDYTLSLKTKVDDLSDNRPLIVCQDFSKHRRLIQVFSSKLTSVISAERAVKNIITKEY; this is encoded by the coding sequence TTGAATGTAGCTATAATAGGTGCTGGCATTTATGGATGCCATTTGGCATTAAGTTTAAAAAATAATAATATCAATATAGATCTATATGATATGGCTGATGATATATTTGCCGGTGCATCAACGTATAATTCATTTAGAATACATAAAGGCTATCACTATCCACGTTCAAGTAAAACTAGAAATCTTTGTAAAAAAGATGAAGCGGAGTTTGTTGCTCGCTATGCTGAGTTAGTACAGCCTGAATCGACGAACCCAAAGATATTTTGTGTTGCAAGTGATAGCTGTACACTCATTGATTTTGAAACAATGAAAATTATCATGAGGGGTGCTGGACTACCTTTTGATGAGTTGTCTTTACAGCAACTTAAATACTATGGTTTTGAAAATATTGAAGGGGGCTTCATCGTAAATGAGTCTATATTGCTTGTGGATAAGGCAAAAAAATGGTTTAAGGATCAATTAGAAAAAGCTGGGGTTTGTTTAAAACTGAATACTTACCTCAGTGAGGTTCAGCAGAGGTCTGCTATTGAATTAGAGGTTGCAGGAAAGGTATATGACTTTGTAATTAATTGTACATATAACCAGTCCATCCATTATAACTCACTAATGTATAAATACCATTATGATTTATGTTTTTCTTTAGTCGTTGCCAGTAAGCTTAATGAAGTATATAAAAAGCCATATAGTTTTGGAATATTTGATGGGGCCTATCCAAGTTTAGAGCCTTTTGGTTATAATGATTTGCCAGATAAATATGTCAGGTATACAGGAACTAATTTGTTTCAACTATTTCATGTTAAATATACTAGCATTAAAAAATACAATAACATTCATGAGGCAAGAAAAGCATATAATAAGCCGCTTAGTTCATCAGAGCTAAAGGCTGTTACAAAAAAAATGTTAGATCATACCTGCTATTTTTACCCAAAATTTAATCATGAGTTTGAAATTATTGATTATACTCTTTCTTTAAAAACAAAAGTTGATGACCTTTCAGATAATCGGCCGCTCATTGTTTGTCAGGATTTCTCGAAACATCGCCGGCTAATTCAAGTTTTTTCATCCAAGCTGACTTCTGTCATAAGTGCAGAGAGAGCTGTTAAGAATATAATTACTAAAGAATACTAA
- a CDS encoding class II aldolase/adducin family protein, which produces MSDQTTEGVIKYQLNHLSKPLSSPPIQTLNRWRSLLKKLEMIGQVPNRYQGYGFGNLSQRLATFTTTHNPNCFLITGTQTGALAHLSSADYALVTKAHPAQNQLTAEGLSAPSSEALSHAVIYQTLPHINFVFHVHCPTIWQLSQQLAIPCIPASLAYGTPAMATAIANIINNKQVQTKGIISMLGHEDGLISFGETADKAGWPLIHYWLLADNG; this is translated from the coding sequence ATGAGCGACCAGACTACCGAAGGGGTTATTAAATACCAGCTGAATCATCTCAGCAAGCCACTTTCTTCTCCACCCATTCAAACGCTGAATCGCTGGCGCTCACTTTTAAAGAAACTGGAAATGATAGGACAAGTACCCAATCGGTACCAGGGTTATGGCTTTGGCAACCTCAGTCAACGCTTAGCAACTTTCACTACAACGCATAATCCAAACTGTTTTCTGATTACTGGTACCCAAACAGGGGCTTTAGCTCACCTCAGCTCGGCAGACTATGCCCTGGTGACTAAAGCCCACCCGGCACAAAACCAGCTGACAGCAGAAGGGTTATCTGCCCCTTCTTCTGAAGCATTAAGTCATGCGGTCATCTATCAAACACTGCCTCACATCAATTTTGTTTTTCATGTTCATTGCCCAACTATTTGGCAGCTCAGCCAACAGCTTGCTATACCCTGCATACCTGCTAGCTTGGCTTATGGCACCCCAGCCATGGCAACAGCAATTGCCAACATCATTAATAATAAACAGGTACAAACTAAGGGTATTATTAGCATGCTAGGCCATGAAGATGGGTTAATCAGTTTTGGTGAAACAGCAGATAAAGCAGGTTGGCCATTAATCCACTATTGGTTATTGGCTGATAACGGTTGA
- a CDS encoding aminoacyl-tRNA deacylase, translated as MAMSETLRQYFASRHIRYEMKWHPSSATSYQTALLAHVSPMQIAKPVILKNQFQHYVMAVVPAKSKLQVKIINEMLEHAFHLAKESELQASFRDCELGAIPPVGQAYHMDTIVDDKLLALDDVYLEGGDHEVLIHLHKEDFALLMEGLMHDQITQLEPYGRFYYH; from the coding sequence ATGGCTATGTCAGAAACGTTAAGACAGTACTTTGCCTCTCGTCATATTCGCTATGAAATGAAGTGGCATCCTTCATCAGCAACCTCTTACCAAACTGCGTTACTTGCTCACGTTTCACCGATGCAAATTGCTAAGCCAGTTATCCTGAAAAATCAATTTCAGCATTATGTCATGGCTGTCGTTCCTGCCAAATCCAAACTGCAAGTCAAGATAATTAATGAAATGCTTGAGCATGCATTTCATCTAGCCAAAGAAAGCGAATTACAAGCCAGTTTTCGTGACTGTGAGCTAGGTGCAATTCCCCCTGTTGGTCAAGCTTATCACATGGACACTATTGTCGATGACAAGCTACTGGCATTGGATGATGTTTATTTAGAAGGTGGTGACCATGAGGTATTGATTCATTTGCATAAAGAAGACTTTGCTCTACTAATGGAAGGTCTAATGCATGACCAGATTACCCAATTAGAACCGTATGGCCGTTTTTATTATCATTAA
- a CDS encoding ion channel, whose protein sequence is MANAISDHPPLNDAANTSTSTLDIEKELGYWLDNSQPKTEASVKERLERFAKTGHSMAGFQLQSANLVDVDLVNRGAKKGHNLSDADFYRANLTHAHMFKINLRGASLMKAKLVSANLHCADLENCNLLGADFTNAKLENINWGDHILQENKAVQAEKAGDKDKAHMLYQEAEEVYRNVRKACENQGLFENAGKFFYREMTMRRRQLPVFSPHRVLSKTVDLFCGYGEKPLRVVGFSLTLIALCACLYFLFGIEEDGGITGLNTSLGLWENLRQFGGCLYFSVVTFTTLGYGDITPLGMARPIAAIEAFSGSFTMALFVVVFVKKMTR, encoded by the coding sequence ATGGCTAATGCCATATCAGATCATCCCCCTTTAAATGATGCTGCAAATACATCAACTAGTACCCTTGATATAGAGAAAGAGCTAGGTTATTGGCTTGATAATAGTCAACCAAAAACCGAGGCCAGTGTTAAGGAGCGCCTGGAGCGTTTTGCGAAAACAGGCCATAGTATGGCTGGGTTTCAACTGCAATCTGCTAATTTAGTTGATGTTGATTTGGTGAATAGGGGGGCTAAAAAGGGGCATAACCTTTCAGATGCAGATTTTTACCGGGCCAATCTTACCCATGCGCATATGTTTAAAATTAATTTACGTGGCGCCTCGTTAATGAAAGCGAAGTTGGTTAGCGCTAATTTGCATTGTGCTGATTTAGAAAATTGCAACTTGTTAGGGGCTGACTTTACCAATGCTAAGTTAGAAAACATTAATTGGGGTGATCATATTCTGCAAGAGAACAAGGCTGTTCAGGCAGAGAAAGCCGGGGATAAAGATAAAGCACATATGCTTTATCAGGAAGCAGAAGAAGTATATCGTAATGTACGTAAAGCTTGTGAAAATCAGGGACTTTTTGAGAATGCAGGCAAGTTTTTTTACCGTGAAATGACCATGCGTAGGAGGCAATTGCCAGTTTTTTCTCCCCACCGAGTACTTTCTAAAACGGTTGATTTATTTTGTGGTTATGGTGAAAAGCCATTACGAGTGGTGGGCTTTTCCTTAACGCTGATCGCACTATGTGCCTGTTTGTATTTTTTGTTTGGCATTGAAGAGGATGGGGGTATTACAGGATTAAACACCAGTTTAGGCCTATGGGAAAACTTACGACAGTTTGGTGGTTGCCTTTACTTTAGTGTGGTGACGTTTACTACCTTGGGCTATGGCGATATTACGCCATTGGGAATGGCGAGACCCATTGCGGCTATTGAAGCATTTAGTGGTAGTTTTACCATGGCACTTTTTGTGGTTGTTTTTGTGAAAAAAATGACCAGATAG
- a CDS encoding ABC transporter ATP-binding protein yields MIKIDNLSKAFGSFKAVDGISFNVAAGEVLGFLGPNGAGKSTTMKMICGFLTPSAGSVSVCGHDVVKEPLKAKELIGYLPEGAPAYADMTPLQYLNFIAEVRGYKGGVKAARVQAVVEQLALKSVVNRRIDELSKGFKRRVGIAQAILHDPKVLILDEPTDGLDPNQKHQVRNLIKNLSKDKIVIISTHILEEVSAVCNRAIIISQGKLVADERPAELEARSRYHHAVTLQLQQGEDVLSALKQLDLVEDVEVSPESDRCFILIPKSGEDVFPAVNNLIKEKGWVVEQLFVERGRLDDVFRNVTTSKQAEEVA; encoded by the coding sequence ATGATAAAAATAGACAACCTGAGTAAGGCCTTTGGCAGCTTTAAAGCGGTTGATGGCATCTCTTTTAATGTAGCCGCAGGTGAAGTGCTGGGCTTTCTTGGCCCCAATGGTGCGGGCAAATCGACCACGATGAAAATGATATGTGGTTTTTTAACACCCTCTGCTGGCAGTGTGTCAGTGTGTGGGCATGATGTGGTAAAAGAGCCTTTAAAAGCTAAAGAGCTGATAGGTTACCTTCCTGAAGGTGCACCTGCATACGCAGATATGACGCCATTGCAGTATTTAAACTTTATTGCTGAAGTAAGAGGGTATAAAGGAGGCGTAAAAGCTGCACGTGTGCAAGCTGTTGTGGAGCAACTGGCATTGAAATCTGTGGTCAATCGACGTATAGATGAGCTATCAAAAGGCTTCAAACGTCGGGTAGGCATTGCTCAAGCTATTTTACACGACCCAAAAGTGTTAATTTTAGATGAGCCAACAGACGGTTTGGACCCTAATCAAAAGCATCAGGTTCGCAACCTGATAAAAAACCTGTCTAAAGACAAAATAGTCATTATTTCTACTCATATCTTAGAAGAAGTCAGTGCCGTGTGTAATCGCGCTATTATTATTTCTCAAGGAAAATTAGTGGCAGATGAAAGGCCGGCAGAGCTAGAAGCACGCTCTCGTTATCATCATGCTGTGACCTTACAACTACAGCAAGGTGAAGATGTATTGAGTGCCCTTAAACAGCTGGATCTAGTAGAAGATGTAGAAGTGAGCCCAGAAAGTGATCGCTGTTTTATCTTAATTCCTAAATCAGGTGAAGATGTATTCCCAGCGGTTAATAACCTGATTAAAGAAAAAGGCTGGGTGGTTGAACAACTCTTTGTTGAGCGTGGCCGACTAGATGATGTATTTAGAAATGTTACCACTAGCAAACAGGCAGAGGAGGTTGCCTGA
- a CDS encoding ABC transporter permease subunit has protein sequence MGKINIILKRELGSYFATPLAYVFIVIFLMLTSVFTFYLGNFFERRQADLLPFFDFHPWLYLFLIPAIAMRLWAEERKSGTLELLLTLPINLRDAVIGKFLAAWLFTGIALLLTFPIWLTVNYLGNPDNGIIIASYLGSWLMAGSFLAIGSCMSAVTNNQVIAFILTVVVCFLFVVAGSPMVLDFAHKLPQTIVDTIASFSFLTHFNAIKKGVLDIRDLIFFFVMIAAWLIATAVVIDMKKAN, from the coding sequence ATGGGTAAAATAAATATTATTTTAAAACGAGAGCTTGGTAGTTACTTTGCTACGCCATTGGCTTATGTGTTTATTGTTATCTTTTTGATGTTGACCAGTGTGTTTACCTTTTACTTGGGTAACTTCTTTGAGCGTCGTCAGGCCGACTTATTGCCTTTTTTTGACTTTCATCCTTGGTTGTATTTATTTTTAATTCCTGCAATAGCTATGCGGTTATGGGCAGAAGAGCGTAAGTCAGGAACGCTGGAGTTACTACTCACGTTACCTATTAATTTACGTGATGCTGTTATAGGGAAGTTCCTGGCCGCCTGGTTATTTACTGGCATAGCGTTACTACTCACTTTTCCCATTTGGCTGACAGTGAATTATTTGGGTAACCCTGATAATGGTATTATCATTGCCAGCTATTTAGGCAGTTGGTTAATGGCAGGTTCTTTTTTAGCGATTGGTTCATGTATGTCGGCGGTTACTAATAATCAGGTAATCGCTTTCATTTTAACGGTTGTTGTATGTTTTCTGTTTGTGGTTGCAGGTTCGCCCATGGTGCTGGATTTTGCTCATAAGCTTCCTCAAACAATAGTAGATACCATAGCTTCATTTAGCTTTCTAACCCACTTTAATGCAATTAAAAAAGGCGTGTTAGATATTCGTGATCTAATTTTCTTTTTTGTTATGATTGCTGCCTGGTTAATAGCAACAGCAGTCGTTATTGATATGAAGAAAGCTAATTAA
- a CDS encoding GldG family protein, protein MTKRLFSGAGLIVLAAVVLIGVMLVNSLFKSLRVDLTEDNLYTLSDGTRNMLTSLQEPVTLTFYFTNKASEDLPFWRTYAKRVRELLEEYEELANGKLTLEVIDPEPFSEEEDQAAEAGLQAVPVNLGGTELYFGLVAKGQSKESAEESITFFQPDRENFLEYDISKVIFAASQTKKPKVALVTGLQVDGGYNMATRQPTDPWMAVSQLDQLFDVERLEDDTVEISDDFDLLVVIHPKELSDDMQFAIDQYVLRGGNTLIFVDPLAGQDTGGGMMMAMGPKSSNLEKLFEAWGVTMDSKKVVADSGYALSISQGSGKRPVRHLGILGLKQQAFNTEEVVMAELEQINMATAGAIQSIEGASTKMVPLIQSSTEAMLMDASKFAMMSDPKKLYDDFKPTGERYALVARIQGPVKTAFPDGRPEKKAESVDENAAPATSTEGVLDNSDETNTDAVNTDVIVEETGEEETVEQTPPPVGSEQVKPESAEIIDVADEENTATAENDTASPVAAEASEQEEPKKPLLDPVSESKQDINVVVVADTDMLADMLWVSVRTFFGQRIAQPFANNGAFFINAVDNMVGNADLISIRSRGQFSRPFTVVDEIEREAEDKFRVKEQELLQRLNETESKLAELQQQKQGDDKLSLSPEQQKEIEQFQKDKLAVRKELRDVQHKLGQDIEALGETVKLLNIFLLPLLLTVLLVISRTVANKRQYATA, encoded by the coding sequence ATGACTAAGCGATTATTCTCTGGTGCTGGCCTCATCGTGTTGGCTGCCGTCGTTTTAATCGGAGTAATGTTGGTAAATAGCTTATTTAAAAGCTTACGAGTGGATTTAACCGAAGATAATTTATATACCTTATCCGACGGTACTCGCAATATGCTGACTAGCTTGCAAGAACCAGTGACTCTGACATTTTATTTCACCAATAAAGCCAGTGAGGATTTACCTTTTTGGCGCACTTATGCTAAACGGGTAAGAGAATTATTGGAAGAATATGAAGAGTTGGCTAATGGTAAATTGACGTTAGAGGTGATTGACCCAGAACCGTTTTCAGAAGAGGAAGATCAGGCAGCTGAAGCAGGCCTGCAAGCGGTTCCGGTTAATTTAGGGGGAACAGAATTATATTTTGGTTTAGTGGCTAAAGGTCAGTCTAAAGAAAGTGCTGAAGAAAGCATTACCTTTTTTCAGCCAGATAGAGAAAACTTTTTAGAGTATGACATTAGCAAAGTGATTTTTGCTGCCAGCCAAACTAAAAAACCTAAAGTAGCACTTGTCACAGGTTTGCAAGTTGATGGTGGTTACAACATGGCTACTCGTCAACCCACTGATCCATGGATGGCGGTGAGTCAACTGGATCAATTATTTGACGTTGAGCGGCTGGAAGATGATACCGTTGAAATCAGTGATGACTTCGATCTGTTAGTGGTGATTCATCCTAAAGAATTAAGTGATGATATGCAGTTTGCCATTGATCAATATGTGCTGCGGGGAGGTAATACCTTAATTTTTGTTGACCCATTAGCTGGCCAGGATACAGGTGGTGGCATGATGATGGCAATGGGGCCAAAAAGCTCTAACCTTGAAAAATTATTTGAGGCTTGGGGTGTTACAATGGATTCGAAAAAAGTGGTTGCTGATAGTGGTTATGCTTTATCCATTAGTCAGGGTTCTGGCAAGCGCCCAGTTCGTCATTTAGGTATTTTAGGGCTGAAGCAACAGGCATTTAATACAGAAGAAGTTGTCATGGCAGAGCTGGAGCAAATTAATATGGCTACAGCGGGAGCTATTCAATCCATTGAGGGCGCTTCCACTAAAATGGTGCCACTGATACAGTCAAGCACTGAAGCCATGTTGATGGATGCCAGTAAGTTTGCCATGATGTCAGACCCTAAAAAACTATACGACGATTTCAAACCGACTGGAGAGCGTTATGCACTTGTTGCACGTATACAAGGGCCAGTGAAAACGGCTTTTCCTGATGGTCGCCCAGAGAAAAAGGCTGAATCAGTTGATGAAAACGCTGCACCAGCAACTTCTACCGAGGGAGTACTGGATAATAGTGATGAAACAAACACTGATGCTGTAAACACTGATGTAATAGTGGAAGAAACGGGCGAGGAAGAGACCGTTGAGCAAACACCTCCACCTGTGGGCTCTGAACAGGTGAAACCAGAAAGTGCTGAAATTATAGACGTAGCAGATGAAGAAAATACAGCAACAGCAGAGAATGATACTGCCAGCCCAGTAGCTGCCGAAGCGTCTGAACAAGAAGAACCGAAAAAGCCGTTACTCGATCCTGTCAGTGAGTCAAAGCAGGATATCAATGTTGTTGTTGTGGCAGATACGGACATGCTGGCCGACATGTTATGGGTGAGTGTGAGAACTTTTTTTGGGCAACGGATAGCGCAGCCTTTTGCTAATAATGGTGCATTTTTTATCAATGCAGTTGACAATATGGTGGGTAATGCTGACCTAATCAGTATTCGTAGCCGAGGTCAGTTTTCACGACCTTTTACAGTTGTTGATGAAATTGAAAGAGAAGCAGAAGACAAGTTCCGTGTTAAAGAGCAAGAGCTACTGCAAAGGCTAAATGAAACAGAATCAAAACTAGCTGAGTTACAACAGCAAAAACAAGGGGATGATAAATTATCCCTGAGCCCAGAGCAGCAAAAAGAGATTGAGCAGTTTCAGAAAGATAAACTGGCCGTTCGCAAGGAATTACGCGATGTTCAACATAAGTTAGGGCAAGATATTGAAGCCTTAGGTGAAACGGTTAAGCTGCTTAATATTTTCTTATTACCTTTATTGTTAACCGTATTATTAGTTATCTCGCGAACGGTTGCTAATAAGCGACAGTACGCAACAGCCTGA
- a CDS encoding Hint domain-containing protein, with the protein MKVSLLKIFLPVALIGISSSVFATDPIRFEKRCEDDSLNSSAAFGRNDWAKKCKYISHRTWDFNINDDFGKRRGRPFYPSFYQPNNFDNWFKAPTAGSAKCGRGAGDKYTKILTCLASCYTPDQKLLFSEGELTIYDAFSRQVKKIVTLDDSASLNNLQYTVRPVDAYSESVRDVLHEILVIKTQSGGQLKVTPNHPLLVSSGHMRNAEDLKIGDSLISQNGSYDPVVSIKNTNFFGKVYNVRPDSSSEDGVSLNGQIVIAQGFLSGSMYYQNTGVYHVNRLVLRDNLPEELL; encoded by the coding sequence ATGAAAGTATCTTTATTAAAAATATTTTTGCCAGTTGCGTTGATTGGGATTTCTTCGTCTGTTTTTGCCACAGACCCTATCCGTTTTGAAAAACGCTGTGAAGATGACAGCTTAAATTCAAGTGCAGCATTTGGTCGAAATGACTGGGCGAAAAAGTGTAAATATATTAGCCATAGAACTTGGGATTTTAATATTAATGATGATTTTGGAAAGCGACGAGGACGTCCTTTTTACCCTAGTTTTTATCAGCCTAATAATTTTGATAACTGGTTTAAAGCACCTACAGCCGGATCTGCAAAATGCGGTAGAGGAGCTGGTGATAAGTATACGAAAATATTAACTTGTTTAGCATCCTGTTATACACCTGACCAGAAATTATTATTTTCTGAAGGTGAGTTGACTATATATGATGCATTTAGCCGTCAAGTGAAAAAAATTGTAACGCTTGATGACTCAGCTAGTTTAAATAATTTACAGTATACAGTGCGTCCAGTTGATGCATATAGTGAGTCTGTTAGAGATGTGTTACATGAAATTTTGGTAATAAAAACTCAAAGTGGAGGGCAGCTTAAAGTAACTCCTAATCATCCTCTTTTAGTCTCTTCTGGTCATATGAGAAATGCTGAAGATTTAAAAATTGGAGATTCACTGATCTCTCAAAATGGTAGTTATGATCCAGTTGTCTCCATTAAAAATACTAATTTTTTTGGTAAAGTATATAATGTTAGACCTGACTCTAGCAGTGAAGATGGCGTAAGTCTTAATGGACAAATTGTTATAGCCCAGGGGTTTTTAAGTGGTTCAATGTATTACCAAAATACAGGGGTTTACCATGTCAATCGCTTAGTGTTGCGTGATAACTTACCAGAAGAACTGCTTTAA
- a CDS encoding MFS transporter codes for MSSATNNNRLRNITLLLTSTMTVMSGATIAPALPDMQTHFQHLENADFLVKLILTIPAIFIAIFAPLVGWLLDHWKKKPVIILSVILYGVAGTSSYIFTDSLYAILVGRALLGIAVAGIMTSCTTLASDYFAATQLNKFMGLQAAFGGYGGVLFLLLGGVLADVNWTTPFLIYLTAFCILPAIIIYLYEPSTTGNSSPPNVSNQPSQDNTMPTANRFIILCFFLAVAEVLVLYMVPTHFPFYLAAIEPVSNTQTGIAIATMLLTMSTVSIGYQKAKHYFSFTQLHGLGLLLLGGGFLLLSNMNSYTEAYYGLIISGIGLGLVRPNLMVWLMSSIPPHSKGKIIGGISSCFFIGQFLSPLLTEPLVKAVDFAQAFQVIGLVIITLALLFVSYSGIQYVTHSKSKDNKLDNSRLAEK; via the coding sequence ATGTCTTCTGCCACTAACAACAATCGCTTAAGAAATATTACCCTCTTACTCACCAGTACAATGACTGTTATGTCTGGCGCAACCATTGCACCAGCACTGCCCGACATGCAAACGCATTTTCAACACCTAGAAAATGCCGATTTTTTAGTTAAATTGATACTAACCATTCCTGCTATTTTTATTGCTATTTTTGCCCCTTTAGTGGGATGGCTATTAGATCATTGGAAGAAAAAACCAGTCATTATACTATCTGTTATTTTATATGGAGTTGCAGGCACATCTAGCTATATTTTCACCGACTCACTCTATGCAATATTAGTAGGACGTGCTTTATTAGGTATTGCAGTTGCTGGTATCATGACCAGCTGCACAACTCTAGCCAGCGACTATTTTGCAGCAACACAACTGAATAAATTTATGGGTTTACAAGCTGCATTCGGTGGTTATGGCGGTGTGTTATTTTTATTACTAGGGGGGGTTTTAGCCGATGTCAATTGGACTACACCTTTTTTAATTTATCTAACCGCATTTTGTATATTACCCGCTATTATTATTTATTTATATGAGCCTAGTACCACAGGCAATTCAAGCCCACCAAACGTTTCAAACCAGCCTTCTCAAGATAACACTATGCCTACTGCAAATAGGTTTATTATACTGTGTTTCTTTCTAGCAGTGGCTGAAGTACTTGTGTTATATATGGTGCCTACCCATTTTCCATTTTATCTTGCAGCTATTGAGCCTGTATCAAACACACAAACAGGTATCGCCATTGCAACCATGTTACTCACGATGTCAACTGTTTCAATAGGCTATCAAAAAGCCAAACATTATTTTTCTTTTACCCAATTACATGGACTTGGGTTATTACTGCTTGGTGGTGGCTTTTTACTATTAAGCAACATGAATAGTTATACAGAAGCTTATTACGGTTTAATTATCAGTGGTATCGGGTTAGGATTAGTACGTCCTAATTTAATGGTTTGGTTAATGTCATCAATACCACCTCACTCTAAAGGTAAAATTATTGGCGGTATTAGCAGCTGTTTTTTTATCGGCCAGTTTTTATCACCACTACTCACCGAGCCATTGGTTAAAGCCGTGGATTTTGCCCAAGCCTTTCAAGTCATAGGCCTGGTTATCATCACATTAGCCCTGTTGTTTGTGAGTTATAGTGGTATACAATATGTTACTCATTCAAAGTCAAAAGATAACAAACTAGACAACAGTCGTCTTGCAGAAAAGTAA
- a CDS encoding amidohydrolase family protein, whose product MRCNCFGYFANNAAHSQRQLSKLPFTFTNIDIHLSMGLMNSSTTVHHPIQATGLTKKPDDSLSTQANRCLIRGGFLYTADPTNKVISNSWVLIEGDKIRAVSDGHMPEPDSDTVINANGKMLLPGFINPHWHESFVAPIEECPDDSHLIPTPFSRGGNIEALGTLFGFISTVGNQLTQEEGLAIARWSLWTQLRSGTTTLGDTGSANRTDAMAMAAIELGMRMRVSRWGSDIVIKNGRKDFQYTTDTQAQINDWEALMSTWNNHPSGLIGGMPSVLTAFSSSDKQLIAMGDIASRYQAPYATHLAPLKNEADILKGVFGNSAIGRFDALGLLTPQLLAIHTAYATEHEFNRLIETGVHICHSPAHYGMLGEATVSETGLIGRFIKEGVPVSSSSDGDTTYIGGMPEAMRAAHLGHNEAHNDNTTCPPTTALLTGTRYGAMALGWADRLGSIEVGKQADLVLVDIDDWRYQKGNHPLRTFLVAGSSKDVATVIVAGQVVVKDGQCVNLNEQTMLQDYHKAIKSAQARIKK is encoded by the coding sequence ATGCGCTGTAATTGCTTTGGGTATTTTGCTAACAATGCCGCTCATAGCCAAAGGCAGCTCAGCAAATTACCCTTTACCTTTACGAATATTGATATACACCTTTCGATGGGTTTGATGAACAGTTCGACAACTGTTCACCATCCTATCCAAGCTACCGGTTTAACAAAAAAGCCTGACGATAGCCTATCAACTCAGGCCAATCGTTGCCTGATACGCGGTGGATTTCTTTATACGGCAGATCCAACTAATAAAGTCATATCCAATAGCTGGGTATTGATTGAAGGTGACAAGATTCGTGCAGTTAGTGACGGCCATATGCCAGAGCCAGATAGCGATACTGTCATTAACGCTAACGGAAAAATGCTGTTACCAGGATTTATTAATCCACACTGGCATGAAAGTTTTGTTGCGCCCATAGAAGAATGCCCAGATGACTCTCATTTAATACCAACCCCTTTTTCCCGTGGTGGCAATATAGAAGCATTAGGTACTTTATTTGGTTTTATTTCCACAGTGGGCAACCAGCTTACGCAAGAAGAAGGTCTGGCGATTGCCCGCTGGAGTTTATGGACTCAATTACGCTCAGGTACAACCACCCTTGGTGATACAGGCTCAGCAAACCGAACCGATGCCATGGCAATGGCAGCCATCGAGTTGGGAATGCGAATGCGTGTTAGTCGCTGGGGCTCAGACATTGTCATTAAAAATGGGCGTAAAGATTTTCAATATACAACAGATACTCAAGCCCAAATTAATGACTGGGAAGCATTAATGTCCACCTGGAACAATCATCCGTCAGGTTTAATTGGTGGTATGCCTTCAGTATTAACCGCTTTTAGCAGTTCAGATAAACAGTTAATTGCCATGGGGGATATTGCCAGTCGATATCAAGCACCCTATGCTACCCATTTAGCTCCTCTTAAAAATGAGGCTGACATATTAAAAGGCGTATTTGGGAACTCAGCTATTGGCCGGTTTGATGCTTTGGGTTTATTAACTCCGCAACTGTTGGCTATTCATACGGCTTATGCTACCGAGCACGAATTTAATCGGCTAATTGAAACAGGCGTGCATATCTGTCACTCCCCTGCTCACTATGGCATGCTTGGTGAGGCAACGGTGAGTGAAACAGGCCTTATTGGAAGATTTATTAAAGAAGGGGTACCCGTCAGTAGCAGTAGTGATGGTGACACCACTTATATTGGTGGTATGCCAGAAGCCATGCGCGCAGCCCATCTAGGGCACAATGAAGCACATAATGACAATACTACTTGCCCTCCTACCACGGCGCTATTGACTGGCACGCGTTATGGTGCAATGGCATTAGGTTGGGCTGATCGCCTGGGCAGTATCGAAGTGGGCAAACAAGCAGACCTGGTGTTAGTCGATATTGACGATTGGCGTTATCAAAAAGGTAATCACCCATTACGTACTTTTTTAGTAGCAGGCAGCAGTAAAGATGTAGCAACTGTAATCGTAGCAGGTCAAGTGGTGGTCAAGGATGGTCAGTGTGTTAATTTAAATGAACAAACCATGCTGCAAGATTATCATAAAGCTATTAAATCAGCCCAAGCTCGAATAAAAAAATAG